The following proteins are co-located in the Arctopsyche grandis isolate Sample6627 chromosome 3, ASM5162203v2, whole genome shotgun sequence genome:
- the LOC143909808 gene encoding uncharacterized protein LOC143909808 isoform X2 yields MNFKLVHTFYCTYSSHSFILHTGDPRHRATQPRSISTCRSSLPRRARQEATRRAPIAINTRRGPRVTINEQTRLPTYLPTYRRPATTSMTGAYKNGGANETTILTAGCGVMRDPLHIERSSSTTRHTPPQHHHHHHHQGPVRPHERRHAETGGSATTPPRATTTHSPARSIINHIDAPAAPAAPPTDISLGRAAPPQHRIARPSDQPPSCSRRHRPRIYRPFRAVHLCTQRMTHVNNFFLPT; encoded by the exons atgaattttaaacttgtacatacattttattgtacatat tcgtctcattcgttcatcctccatactggtgacccccgacatcgagccacgcagcctcgatcaatttcaacatgccgctcatccctgcctcgccgagccaggcaggaagctacccgccgcgcccccatcgccatcaacacgcgtcgcggcccgcgggtgacaataaacgagcagacacggctacctacctacctacctacctaccgacgtccagccacaacgtcgatgacaggtgcttacaaaaatgggggagcgaatgagacgacgatcttgacagctggatgtggagtcatgcgcgatccactacacatagaacggtcatccagcaccacaagacatacaccacctcagcaccatcatcatcatcatcatcaaggccccgtccgtccccacgagcgtcgtcacgccgagacgggcggtagcgctacaacacctccacgagccacaacgactcacagtccagctcggagtatcatcaaccacatcgatgcccctgccgcccccgccgccccaccaaccgacatcagcctcggaagagcggcgccgccgcagcatcgcatcgcgcgaccatcggaccagccaccgtcctgctcgcgacgtcaccgccctcgaatctaccgaccattcagggcggtacacctatgtacacagcggatgacccacgtcaacaatttttttctccccacgtaa
- the LOC143909808 gene encoding uncharacterized protein LOC143909808 isoform X1 codes for MNFKLVHTFYCTYVNHTQISSHSFILHTGDPRHRATQPRSISTCRSSLPRRARQEATRRAPIAINTRRGPRVTINEQTRLPTYLPTYRRPATTSMTGAYKNGGANETTILTAGCGVMRDPLHIERSSSTTRHTPPQHHHHHHHQGPVRPHERRHAETGGSATTPPRATTTHSPARSIINHIDAPAAPAAPPTDISLGRAAPPQHRIARPSDQPPSCSRRHRPRIYRPFRAVHLCTQRMTHVNNFFLPT; via the exons atgaattttaaacttgtacatacattttattgtacatatgtaaatcatactcaaata tcgtctcattcgttcatcctccatactggtgacccccgacatcgagccacgcagcctcgatcaatttcaacatgccgctcatccctgcctcgccgagccaggcaggaagctacccgccgcgcccccatcgccatcaacacgcgtcgcggcccgcgggtgacaataaacgagcagacacggctacctacctacctacctacctaccgacgtccagccacaacgtcgatgacaggtgcttacaaaaatgggggagcgaatgagacgacgatcttgacagctggatgtggagtcatgcgcgatccactacacatagaacggtcatccagcaccacaagacatacaccacctcagcaccatcatcatcatcatcatcaaggccccgtccgtccccacgagcgtcgtcacgccgagacgggcggtagcgctacaacacctccacgagccacaacgactcacagtccagctcggagtatcatcaaccacatcgatgcccctgccgcccccgccgccccaccaaccgacatcagcctcggaagagcggcgccgccgcagcatcgcatcgcgcgaccatcggaccagccaccgtcctgctcgcgacgtcaccgccctcgaatctaccgaccattcagggcggtacacctatgtacacagcggatgacccacgtcaacaatttttttctccccacgtaa
- the LOC143923252 gene encoding PI-PLC X domain-containing protein 3 — MTDGLQIDLENWMSQLPESIKNTPFIYLAIPGSHDSMTFNINRDSTLAPDAPSIVRRLWPLFKGTIIRWSKTQQINVHQQLFSGIRFFDLRFATKSDTNKIFFTHGLYAGEVEDGFNEIKSFLDSHPDEVIILDCQHFYEFKLEDHRRLFSILVNTFGLRICPPQHNLEAITLNSLSRQRQQIIIVYRNEVVVSSGRFWRNGQMPTPWPRQTNTKGLLDWMASAHRSPSAGFVLQAVLTPTTAFVILKWRSNIRDSCAKPVVNKVLPWIDDLLPGPPPLAPFSSGALRVNVVIADFVDFNQNIFPKSIIALNYKLLSSDQ; from the exons atgacGGACGGATTGCAAATTGACCTGGAAAACTGGATGTCCCAACTGCCAGAATCGATAAAAAATACACCATTCATATATCTTGCAATACCAG GAAGTCACGATTCTATGACCTTTAACATAAACCGTGACAGTACTTTGGCTCCAGATGCACCGTCTATTGTACGCAGATTGTGGCCTCTCTTCAAAGGCACCATAATCAGATGGTCGAAAACGCAACAAATCAATGTCCACCAGCAACTATTTAGCGGAATAAG GTTTTTTGATTTGAGATTCGCTACAAAGTCTGACACGAACAAAATATTCTTCACTCACGGTCTATACGCTGGAGAAGTTGAAGATGGCttcaacgaaattaaatcatttttagatTCTCACCCAGATGAA GTGATTATTCTCGACTGCCAGCATTTTTACGAATTCAAACTTGAAGATCATCGCCGACTTTTCAGCATCCTCGTCAACACATTCGGATTGAGAATATGTCCTCCGCAACACAATTTGGAAGCAATCACACTCAACTCTCTGAGCAGACAAAGACAGCAG atCATCATTGTGTATCGAAACGAAGTAGTGGTGAGTAGTGGAAGATTTTGGCGAAACGGTCAAATGCCTACACCGTGGCCACGACAAACCAACACGAAAGGATTGTTGGATTGGATGGCTTCTGCACACAGGTCACCATCAGCTGGCTTTGTACTCCAAGCTGTTTTAACTCCAACCACGGCCTTCGTCATTCTCaa ATGGCGTTCAAACATTCGTGACAGTTGCGCTAAGCCAGTTGTCAATAAGGTACTGCCGTGGATAGACGATTTGCTACCTGGTCCTCCTCCCCTTGCTCCATTTTCTTCTGGCGCTCTTCGAGTCAATGTGGTGATTGCAGACTTCGTAGACTTCAATCAGAATATATTTCCAAAGAGTATAAtagctttaaattataaactacTGTCGAGTGATCAGTAG